The sequence AGAATTCTAATTGACGGCATGTCAAGGATAGGCACAGCATCAGGATTTTTTGCCGCAGTGTGGCTTATCTCAACAACTATTGGAGGGAAGGAGCTCCGCAAAGAAGGGAAAACAATATATGACTTTTTAGAAAAAAAGGATTTAAATGGAGCCAGAAAACGGCTGCAGTTTATAGTGGGAAGGGATACCCGAAACCTTTCGGTATCGGAAGTAACGAGGGCTGCAGTCGAAACGATAGCGGAAAATACCGTTGACGGCATCTTATCCCCGCTTTTTTATGCCTTTTTGGGCGGTGCCCCTCTGGCAATGGCTTACAGGGCAGTGAATACCCTCGATTCTATGGTCGGGCATAAAAATGAGAGATATATTCATTTTGGATGGGCTTCAGCCAGATTGGATGACCTTTTAAATTTCATTCCGGCCCGTATATGTGCTGTGATAATGGTAGTCGTCAGCGGATTCATGGGCTTAAACTGGAAAAATGCCCTGGAGATAATGCTGAGGGATGCCCGAAAACACCCCAGCCCCAATAGCGGCTATCCCGAATCTACCGTTGCCGGGGCCTTAGGGGTCAGGCTAGGCGGTGTTAATACCTATAACGGGGTTCCCAGTTTCAGGGCCTATTTGGGGGAGCCGCTGAAGGATTTAACCCCTGACTGTATCCTGAAAACCTTAGATATAGCATTTTATTCGTCCCTGCTTTTTGTTTTAGGAGGGGCTATCATTATGAGGTGGTTATCATGGGGTTTTTAAGGGCTTTAGCATTCCTTACCCGAATACCGGTATTTATAAAAGTAAATATAGACGAGCACACCCTGGCAAGGAGTGTAGTTTTTTTCCCGGCAGTGGGTTTGATTATTGGTCTAGTATTGGGTTTTTCGGATGTTCTTTTGAGTTACCTTTTCCCTCCAGCCCTTCAAGGGGCCTTCCTCCTGATTGCCTCAATTATTATAACAGGGGGGCTTCATCTGGAGGGGCTTGCTGATACTGCAGATGGGATTTTAAGCGGCAGGCCGAAGGAGAAGGCCCTGGACATTATGAAGGACAGCCGCATCGGGGCCTTTGGTGCCATTACCCTTATTATGACTCTAATTTTAAAATATTCCTTTTTTATAAGCCTTCCCGGTCATATCAGATTTCAGGCTCTGGTATTTAGCCCTATGTTGAGCCGCTGGATTATGGTTGCTGCTATCGTATTTTTCCCCTATGCAAGGAAAGAAAGAGGAATGGGAACAGCCTTTGTAGAACACACAGGGAAGACGGATTTTATTTTAGGAGGTCTGTTACACCTGCCGGCTGCTTACATATTGCTCGGCAGTAAAGGCATATATGTTACTGCAGCGGCCTTTTTGCTGATAATGCCAGTGATGTTTTATATATACCGCAAAATAGAAGGCATGACAGGGGATACCTATGGGGCTTTGAATGAAATAGCCGAAGCCGTTTCCCTTACCCTTTTCATACTGGGGGATAGATTGCATGGTTGAGTTAATTCTCGTTCGCCATGGAGAAACTGAGTGGAACAAAAAATTCAGGTACCAGGGGAGTTCCGATATTCCCCTGTCCGAAAAGGGGATAAACCAGGCCCGCCTTGTTGGGGAACAATTAAGATACAAAAGGGTATCTAGGATAATTTCCAGTGACCTTCAAAGGGCAGTAAAAACCGCAGAGTTTATTGCTCGTTACCACTCCCTTCGCGTTGAAGAAATGGAGGAGTTCAGGGAACTGGATTTTGGGAGATGGGAGGGGTTAACTTATGAAGAAGTCCGGCAGAGGCATCCTGATGACCTGATAAAATGGGAACAATGTCCTTATAATTTTCATCCTACTGGTGGAGAATCACTGGCAGAGGTGTATAAAAGGGTCATAAGGGGCTTTGAATACATCTGTGCATCTGCTGTAAGTGAAGAGAGGATTGTCATTGTAACCCATGCCGGCCCGATACGGATAATTCTAGGTTGGGTTTTAGGCATTACCCATTATCCGAAAAATATAAACATCGATTACGGGTCCATAAGCATTATAAGGAAATTCATGGATTACTATTTTGTGGAAAAAGTAAATTTTACCTCTGTCTTTTCCTCAGGTTGAGGTACTCTGGATATGCTTCGCTCAACAGTTAAAAGATAGATGTATCTCCCTTAAAAGCAGTGGGTCGGCTTGAACCCGGGGGGCTATATAGATATGACAAAATACCTTCCATAAAATGCTGTTACCTTCAGAAGCGAAGGTAAAATTGAAAAAAATCGAACAATAAAATTTAGTATTTCAAAATGATTCAGCCGGGGAATCCCCGGCTTTAAACTCTATAGGGAAGCAGTTTCCCACCATAAACAAACCTTTTTTAGTCTGTGTTTTTGAAGGAGTTGTATTCTATCCGGAAATGTTGATTGAAAAATTGTTTGCGCTAATTCCAGAACAAAATATATAGGAATTAAAAAATGAATTGGAGAATAAATTGAAATAAAGTTTTAGCAGAAATTCATTAATTGCTTTGTGCTCGGCACTGCCACTTCAGCTCTTTTACGCTATCACAGGTGGGATACACTTCAATCTGCATTTATCTCTCCCTTTCCCCATTTTTCGAATGAATCCTCAACGGTTTTAAGAACAAACTCTGCATCTTTAATGGCCATTTCAGCATCTTCTGGGCCGTACTCTTCGGTAGGTATAAAATCTTCGGCGCCGTAAAGGCTAAGTTCCCTTTCCTTGCGTAAGCGTTTTGAAATGCTTTTTATTTTGTCCAGGTGATTTTGCAAGATTAGAGGAAGCGATTCCCTGTGCTTTTCGAGTACACGTCCCACATCGTGTATTTTAGGCACTTCAACGCCAATTGCTCTCAACACGGCTTTTAATAAAAGTTCCACCATTTCCTGGGATTCTCTGACTACGTCGGAGTAAGCTCCGTGCTCGTAAAAAAAACTAAGAGCTTTGAATCGAACTTTTGCTTTTTCAAGATAGGCTGAAGTTAACGCGTCTATTCTCATAGTTCAATACCTCCTAAAAATTTTCCGCTTTCAACTTTCCACTCCCAAAAATTGCTTAATTCTGACTTCTTTGCGCCGTGCTGCTTCATTAAACTTTTTGTGGACTTTATTATGCGGGATATAATACCTTCACGGTCGAACAAGATTTTATTATGTTCAGCAAGGTCTAAATAAATTGGGTGAAACATCAGGGATTCTTTTTTTTCAAGGATATACGGTGAGAGCTCGCAGAAAATATCATCCTTTTCATATAATTCCTGGCCCAAGGGTTCAAGGGTGAGCTCCACGTTTTCGACAAATTCTCTCATTCTCTTGCTCAAATTTTGAGCTTCTTTCAAAATAATAAGAAAGTCCAGATCCGAATTTTTCCTGTTTTCCTCTCTGGCGTAGGAACCGAAAATTGCAAGGCCTAAGAGAGAATTTGCGTAGTATTCAATTATACGCTCTAGTGCATAAAAAATGTATTTTTTGTGAAGAGGAGAAAAAGTCTTCAGCTCTGATACGCATCTTTCCAATTCTTTTTTGTCCACGAAAACCACCTTTTGGTCGATTTTTCTCTTTTCTCAAGGAGATTATATCAAATTTAAATTGCCGTATCAACTTTTAACGTTGACAGTGTAAAATTTTTAAGGGATCATTTCCAAAACCGTTGGTGAACTAACGCTTTCATAAGCAGGCTTGTTTAACTTTTAAGATAAAATACTCAAGGTCATGGAAGCCATAAGCTTGACGTTTGATAACCTTGATTTTGTTGTTTATTCCTTCCAGCTTGCTTGTATGTATTGGATAATCAGCGTGATTAAGGATACCGTATTCATAGCGGCGTAAGGTTTTCACAAACCGTTTTAAAGCAGGTATACCGGATTCCAATGCTTTTGTGCACCAGTCATCAAGTGCTTTTGACATCTGCTGACGGTCATTACACTGCCAGATTGTTTTAAGCTCATCTTTAGAAAGGTTCTTATTAATGGAAAGCAGTTTTTCCAAACGAGGTATTTCCTTTTCTTTGAGATTCTCCGGATTTTTCAGCAGGAGCCAGCGGCTGCCCTTAATGACATTTTTATCAGTTTCCATTGCAGCCCTGGCTTCTGCTCTACGGACCCCGTCAATTACTTTATTGTATTGAGCGACTATATGGAATACATCAAAGACAATGGCAGCCTGGGGGCAAAATACGGTCTTTACCAACCCAAACAATGCGGCCGGTCTCAAAATCGATGACAGTGGTCAGATACCGGTGGTGTTTTCCATAAGGGATTTCATCTACTGCTAAATACCGTAATCCGTTGTAGTCTATATGGGCAAATTCCTGCTTAAGCCCTTGTTTATCAATTTCTTTGACCGTTTTCAGATGTTCTGCCACATCCTTTACGGTCATTAATTTACAGAGTTCCTGTATGTAGACAGCCAAACGCCGGGTTACCCTTGGCCCGCCAGGCTCTGCTATATCCAGTTCTTCTACAACTATTTGACCGCAGTGGGGACACTTTATCTTGCGGTAATGTAAATGGATTAGTGTTTTATGAGGACCTAAGGAAAGGTCTCTTAAAAAACGCTGATGGTTAGAATGCTTACCAACTCCTTTGGTTTTACAGCTAGAACAAATGGGCGCAAAACGCAGGTCTGGTCTTAATTCAACTACTGTCCCAGTGCCCTGCTCGAAATCTATATCCTCTGAACCTATAAATTTCAGTCGACGAAAGGGGAATAATGATGTTATACTTATATTGGACATCTGTAATACCTCCTTAGATATTTTAGGGTCAATATCTAATTACGACGAGGTATTCAGATGTCCTTCTATTTTAGCTGCTTTTTACCAACGGAAATGGAGATGAACCAAGTTTTTTAATCTGCGTTTTTGAGGATGCAGTCAAAATAACATAACGATAAGACAATTGTCGCAAGCAGTTATTTCCATGTTCTCAAATCTGTGATATAATGGTAACAGAAATTGGTGGCGACGCTTTCTAGGCTTCCTAGCCTGTGATGGAGGAGAATCAAACTCCGAAGTGAGCTAAGCTAAGAACTTTAATCGGGAGAGCATACCTTGAATTAACTACAATAATGAACTGGTGGTGATAAATTGGATTTCTATGAGATTGACAAGCTTAAAAATGAATTAGATAAATTTAGGCCACTCTCACCGGAGCTGATGGATGCTATAGCCAAAAAATTCAAGATCGAGTGGACCTACAATTCTAATGCCCTAGAAGGTAATACCCTAACCCTGCAAGAGACATCATTTTTCCTGCAGCACGGTTTGACTTCCAAAGGCAAGCCGTTGAAGGATTATCTGGAAGCTCAGAACCATGCCGAGGCCATTGACCGGATTAAAGAAATAGTAAAAAACAATAGACCCATAACCGAAGGCTTGATAAAGGAATTTCATGCATTGCTTTTTAAAGGTATAGACCATTTCTGGGTGGGGCCGCAAGAAAACCGGGTCAAGAAAAACATAACTCCCGGAAAATACAAGACTGAACCAAACTATGTAGTGAATTTGGAAGGAGAAATCCATTATTACTGTGACCCTATAAAGGTTCCTGAAGAAATGGAGCGTCTGGTGGAGATGATAAATAAATCGAAATATCACCCGGTGGAACTGAGTGCTAGGGCGCATTACGGTTTGGTAGCCATACATCCTTTTAATGACGGCAACGGAAGGGTGGCAAGGCTTTTAATGAACTTAATACTGATTAAAAACGGATTTTTACCCGTTATAATAAAGACTGACAAAAAAGAAGATTATTACGCTGCTTTAATGAAAGCTGACAGAGGAAATATATATGATTTTATACAGCTTGTTGCCGAGGAAGAAAAAAACAGCCTGTATATGGTGCTGGATATTATAAAGAAAGAAAAAAAAGCAGAATTGTAGGCTGAAGTGAATTAAGGCCATTTAAAAACAGGCTAGTAAAGACAAAAACCTGATGTAAAATATGGGGTTGACGGAAGGTTGAGTTTATGCTATGATACAATTATGTTTAGATGATTTAATTTGTTAATACTTTAATATATTAAATTGATAAAGCAAAGGGCTGGTGCAAGAATGAGCGTTAAATTTTCCCTTAAACCCGATGGAGTAAGGGACTTCCTCCCGGAAATGGCTGCTGCCAAACGCAGTCTGGAGAAAACCCTGTATGACGTTTTTACCGATTGGGGATTTGAGGAGGTTATTACTCCAGCTTTTGAATACCTCGAAACCTTTTTAATGGGTTACAGCTTTGACATGGCAGAAAGGATATACAAATTTTTCGACAGGAAGGGTCGGGTTTTGGCTTTAAGGCCCGATATGACCACTCCTATCGCCAGGATTGTAGCAAATCACTATAAGGATTTGCAGTTTCCTTTAAGGCTATGCTATTTCTCAAACATATTCAGGTTTGAGGAACCACGGGGTGGGCGCCAGTGCGAATTTTATCAGGCCGGAGCCGAACTTATAGGAGTTGAAGGGATAGATTACGATGCGGAAATTATTGCCCTTGCAGTTGAGGGCTTAAAGAAGGCCGGAATCAAGGAGTTTAAGGTCAGTGTGGGCCATACGGGATTCTTGAAAGGAATCCTGAATGCCGTTGATGCGGAAGAAGAAATCAAAGATGATATCCATACCCTTTTATTGAACAAGGATTTTGTCGGGTTAAAAAAATTGCTGGATTCCTGCAGATTTGATGACAGCCTGAGGGAATTGATTTTAGGCTTGACCCGTAACAGCGGAAATGTTATTGAAGAGAATGACCGGATATGTAAAAATGAGATTATAGCCCGGGCAATAAAGGAGTTGAAGACCTTAAAGCACCTCCTCTCGGCATATGATGTAGAGAAATATATTTCCTTTGATCCGGCATTGATAAGACCCCTTGATTACTACACAGGGATTATATTTGAAATATATTCCCCGTCTTTAGGTTTTCCGCTATGCGGAGGGGGGCGTTACGATAACCTGATTGAGAAATTCAATGGAAGCTACCCTGCAACAGGCTTCGCGTTTTATATAGAGGGGATTTTGCAGGTGCTGGAACGGCAGAATACGATTAAAGCGAATACAGATAGGGATTACCTGATTTGTTATGATGAGATTAATATAGAAAAGGCTATTAAAAGGGCTGTAGAACTTAGAAACAGGGGATACGGCGTCGAACTCTATAAGACAGGGGATAGGGAAAAGGGAATATCTTATGCCGAGAAAAAAGGTTTTAGAGAACTGTTCATGTTTGAAGGGGAAAGGGAGGAAAAAATAACCCTTCTGAAGAAAAGGAATACTATGGTCAACAATAAATTTCTATGGTGTGGCATACATTAGCCTATTAATACAGATAGATGTTAGGGGGTTTTTCAGTGGAGCTTTTGACCATTGCTCTCCCTAAAGGCAGGATTTTGGAAGAATCCCTGGATTTGCTGAGGGAAGCGGGTATTGACTGCGATAATATAAATGAAGACAGCAGAAAGTTGATTTTTGTTTCTGATAAATCCAATATTAAGTTTATTCTGGCAAAGCCTTTTGATATACCCACGTATGTGGAATACGGGGTTGCCGACCTGGGTATTGTGGGAAAGGATATTCTCTTAGAAGAACCCAGAGATGTGTATGAACTGCTTGACTT is a genomic window of Koleobacter methoxysyntrophicus containing:
- the cobS gene encoding adenosylcobinamide-GDP ribazoletransferase — protein: MGFLRALAFLTRIPVFIKVNIDEHTLARSVVFFPAVGLIIGLVLGFSDVLLSYLFPPALQGAFLLIASIIITGGLHLEGLADTADGILSGRPKEKALDIMKDSRIGAFGAITLIMTLILKYSFFISLPGHIRFQALVFSPMLSRWIMVAAIVFFPYARKERGMGTAFVEHTGKTDFILGGLLHLPAAYILLGSKGIYVTAAAFLLIMPVMFYIYRKIEGMTGDTYGALNEIAEAVSLTLFILGDRLHG
- the hisZ gene encoding ATP phosphoribosyltransferase regulatory subunit, producing MIKQRAGARMSVKFSLKPDGVRDFLPEMAAAKRSLEKTLYDVFTDWGFEEVITPAFEYLETFLMGYSFDMAERIYKFFDRKGRVLALRPDMTTPIARIVANHYKDLQFPLRLCYFSNIFRFEEPRGGRQCEFYQAGAELIGVEGIDYDAEIIALAVEGLKKAGIKEFKVSVGHTGFLKGILNAVDAEEEIKDDIHTLLLNKDFVGLKKLLDSCRFDDSLRELILGLTRNSGNVIEENDRICKNEIIARAIKELKTLKHLLSAYDVEKYISFDPALIRPLDYYTGIIFEIYSPSLGFPLCGGGRYDNLIEKFNGSYPATGFAFYIEGILQVLERQNTIKANTDRDYLICYDEINIEKAIKRAVELRNRGYGVELYKTGDREKGISYAEKKGFRELFMFEGEREEKITLLKKRNTMVNNKFLWCGIH
- the cbiB gene encoding adenosylcobinamide-phosphate synthase CbiB — protein: MYILQTVTGYILDLIIGDPRRPTHPAVLIGKTVSFFEKIAFRYFHSPLCQRLAGTVLAVIVPAGSYLTVRILIDGMSRIGTASGFFAAVWLISTTIGGKELRKEGKTIYDFLEKKDLNGARKRLQFIVGRDTRNLSVSEVTRAAVETIAENTVDGILSPLFYAFLGGAPLAMAYRAVNTLDSMVGHKNERYIHFGWASARLDDLLNFIPARICAVIMVVVSGFMGLNWKNALEIMLRDARKHPSPNSGYPESTVAGALGVRLGGVNTYNGVPSFRAYLGEPLKDLTPDCILKTLDIAFYSSLLFVLGGAIIMRWLSWGF
- a CDS encoding transposase; amino-acid sequence: MSNISITSLFPFRRLKFIGSEDIDFEQGTGTVVELRPDLRFAPICSSCKTKGVGKHSNHQRFLRDLSLGPHKTLIHLHYRKIKCPHCGQIVVEELDIAEPGGPRVTRRLAVYIQELCKLMTVKDVAEHLKTVKEIDKQGLKQEFAHIDYNGLRYLAVDEIPYGKHHRYLTTVIDFETGRIVWVGKDRILPPGCHCL
- a CDS encoding HEPN domain-containing protein, translating into MRIDALTSAYLEKAKVRFKALSFFYEHGAYSDVVRESQEMVELLLKAVLRAIGVEVPKIHDVGRVLEKHRESLPLILQNHLDKIKSISKRLRKERELSLYGAEDFIPTEEYGPEDAEMAIKDAEFVLKTVEDSFEKWGKGEINAD
- a CDS encoding Fic family protein, coding for MDFYEIDKLKNELDKFRPLSPELMDAIAKKFKIEWTYNSNALEGNTLTLQETSFFLQHGLTSKGKPLKDYLEAQNHAEAIDRIKEIVKNNRPITEGLIKEFHALLFKGIDHFWVGPQENRVKKNITPGKYKTEPNYVVNLEGEIHYYCDPIKVPEEMERLVEMINKSKYHPVELSARAHYGLVAIHPFNDGNGRVARLLMNLILIKNGFLPVIIKTDKKEDYYAALMKADRGNIYDFIQLVAEEEKNSLYMVLDIIKKEKKAEL
- a CDS encoding nucleotidyltransferase domain-containing protein, coding for MDKKELERCVSELKTFSPLHKKYIFYALERIIEYYANSLLGLAIFGSYAREENRKNSDLDFLIILKEAQNLSKRMREFVENVELTLEPLGQELYEKDDIFCELSPYILEKKESLMFHPIYLDLAEHNKILFDREGIISRIIKSTKSLMKQHGAKKSELSNFWEWKVESGKFLGGIEL
- the cobC gene encoding alpha-ribazole phosphatase; the encoded protein is MVELILVRHGETEWNKKFRYQGSSDIPLSEKGINQARLVGEQLRYKRVSRIISSDLQRAVKTAEFIARYHSLRVEEMEEFRELDFGRWEGLTYEEVRQRHPDDLIKWEQCPYNFHPTGGESLAEVYKRVIRGFEYICASAVSEERIVIVTHAGPIRIILGWVLGITHYPKNINIDYGSISIIRKFMDYYFVEKVNFTSVFSSG
- a CDS encoding transposase; this encodes MVKTVFCPQAAIVFDVFHIVAQYNKVIDGVRRAEARAAMETDKNVIKGSRWLLLKNPENLKEKEIPRLEKLLSINKNLSKDELKTIWQCNDRQQMSKALDDWCTKALESGIPALKRFVKTLRRYEYGILNHADYPIHTSKLEGINNKIKVIKRQAYGFHDLEYFILKVKQACL